The genomic stretch TGGGGACGCAACGCTCGTCGAGGCGATACTCGTCACGCACGAGCACATCGATCATATCAGGGGCGTCGACGTCCTGGCAAGGAGGCTCGGGGTGCCGGTCTACGCGACCGGCGGAACGCTCGACGCGTTCACCGCGAAGTGCGGGGGAACGTCCGCAGAGATCCGGCGGTGCCGGTGCGGCGAGACGTTCTCCATCGGCGACTTCTCGGTCGAGCCGTTCGCCGCCTCCCACGACGCCCGGGAGCCCTGCGGGTTCTCGGTCACCGAGGGCGACCTCCGCATCGGGTGCTGCACCGATACCGGCACCGTAACCACCTCGATGTTCGATAGCCTCGCATCCTGCGACGCCGTCCTCCTCGAGAGCAACCACTGCCCGGATATGCTTGAGAACGGCCCGTATCCCGCCTACTTGAAGAGCCGGATACGGTCGAAACGCGGGCACCTCTCGAACCCCGATGCCGCCCGCTGCCTGCAGAGGCTTGCCGACCGCATCCACATGGCGATGCTCGCCCACATGAGCGAGATCAACAACACGCCGGAAAAAGTGCTCCTCTCCGCCCTCGAAGGGCTCGGGCTCTACTCCGACCAGATCGGGGTCGCCGTTGCGCCCCAGGACCCGGGAGCGGTGCACCCGGAGTCCTACGGCTTCCGGCTCTGAGGATTCACGCCTTGTAAAAGGTGCAGACCATCCCGATCACGGTGCCGGAGCCGTCGGCGATCGGGTCGCCGGAGACACGGACGGCCTCTTTCGACCCGTCTTTTCTCACGAGACTCACGATCAGTGCGTACTCCGCCGACCGGCCCTGCTCCAGCACCTCCCGGGAGAGAAGTTCCCGGAGATCGCCGCCCGTAAAGAGCGACCAGACCGGCTTCCCGGCCAGTTCGTCCCCCGCGTAGCCGGTGAGGCGTTCGGCCGCCATATCCACGATGACGACCGTCCCGGCGGCGTCGGTCGTGATCCTCGCCTCTCCGGGCTCGTCCATCCCGGGGGAATCCAGTTCGACCGGTGAGTCCAGCCAGTTCTCCGCGGCTTTGCGCTCGGTCATCTCGATGTAGTAGAGCAATTGCTCGAGCTGCTTGTTCGTGCGCTCGAGTTCGGCGGTCCGTTCGGCGACGAGTTCCTCCAGGTGCTCGCGGTGGCGGTGCAGCTCCTCCTCCGCCAACTTGCGCTCCGTGATCTCCCTGATGATGACCATCAGGTGCAGCTCCCGGAGCGGCATGACGCGGGCCTCGTAGTGCCGGACTTCCCCGACTTTCGTGCGACTGAACTCGAGGGGTGCTGCGGGCGTATTCGTCCTGACGACCTCCTGCAACGCACCCGAAAGCGCCTCGCCCACCCCGGCGGGGAGCAGATCCTGCACCCGCCGCCCGAGGTGCACCTGGGAGATGAACGGCGTCTCCGCGAGCCTCCCTGCCCTGACTTCGAGGATCGTGCCGTCGGCGTTCAACCGGACGAAGAGATCGGGGAACGCCTCGATCACCGCGGTCAACTCGGATGTCGCCTGCCTGAGGTTCTCCTCGGCCAGGGACTGCTCGGTGACGTCCCGGACGGCGAGCAGGACATAGCCGCCCTCGACCGCCGCCCGCCGGAGCTCGATATCGCGCACCCTGCCGTCCCGGCAGACCACGCTGGCAACCAGGAGGTCCCGGGCGCCTGAGAACAGTTCCTCCCCCGGTCCCTGCACCTTCCGGCGGTACGCCGGGTTCGGGTGGGCACGCTCGAACCATTGAGCGAGCGTCGGAACATCCTCCGGAGTATACCCGGTAATCCGGGTGAACGCCGGGTTCAGGTACCGGCATCTGCCTTCGCCGTCCACCAGAACGAGGCCGTCCGGCGTCTCACGGAGGATCGAGAGGCAGGTATCCGCTCCAAGGTCCGGCGATTCGCGGGCGCCGTCCCGGGTTGTCTTGTTTCCCGTCATCGTAACCGGTCCTCCACGATATATCTGGTTATTCGGGCCTGTAAGCGCCGCTTATAGGAGATTTTGCTTTTCGAGATAGATATATGCATCGTTCTGTCTCTCCCCGTTATTTTCGAAATGGGGCGATTTAACCCATTTTCCGGAAGAACACCGGCATCCCGACACCGGTTTGAAGCAACGGGCGATCTCAGGATTCCCCACCGGGGAGGAGGCCTTTGCAGCGCGACAACCATTCTCCGTCACTCCCTGATCTTCAGGATCTGCATGCAGTACTGATCCACGGACATAAAGAACGCAGATCTCGCGCGTTTCGCCCGTTCATCGTCCCCTTCGATGAAGTCGCGGAGGATGTACTCCAGCGACGTGATGTAGTAATCTCGCCCGGGCGAGGCCTTCTTTGCCTCCTCGAAGCAGACGTAACTCTCCGTTTTGTGGTTCCTCATGACCTCGAAGGCAGTATCGAGCATCAAGAGCGGGAACCGGGGAAACTCTTTTAAGATCGCCAGTTTCCGGAACGTCGCATAGGATCTCGGCTGGGCTCCGAGAATCGCGAGTTTCATCCCGTAGTAGAGCGGTTCGGGGTCGTTCGGGAACTGCTGCATCATCTGCTTGACGACAGCGGCGGCACCGCTCCCGTTGCGCAACTCCACGCGGGTGTTGAACGCCTCCGCGAGGAAGAACCGATCGTCCGAGAACCGCTCCGTTGCATGAGCAAGGAGATGGTTCCGGCGCTCGATATCGCCATCGTCCTTCGTTTTGGTGATGCCCATGCGGTAGAACTCCGGTTCGCTCGGGAACCAGGTGAACGCCAGATCCAGCATGAACCAGAAGATCGTGTTCAGCCGGTTATCCCTGCGACTGAAGAGCGCGAGACGGTTGAGCGGGGCGCGGACACGGGAGACGTTCAGCATCTCCTCGCGGGCGTGCAGTTCCAGGTCGTCGGGGCGAAGTCTCGACTTCTGGTTCTTCGCGAGGGAGAGAGCGTAGTAGCAGTAGGCGACCGCAGCGTTGGTGCGACCGTCGTAACTCCTGTGGGGCATAAGGTACTCGATCGCCTGGTAGTAGTTGCCGGAGTCGATCAACTTCAGGGCCACAATCACGTCGAGCGTTGCCCGCCCCTTGCGGCGCCGCTTGTTTCCCATAGCGTGCCGCAGGAATTTCTCGAGAAACTCCGTCGTCGGGGCCTCGCGCGTGACGTTGAGGAGGGTAAAAGCGGTCGCATCGATGAAGTCGTCGTAGGTCCTGTCGTCGAGATCGGGAAACGTCTTGTCGAGCGTGGCGGCAACGTGACCGAAGAAGACCGGGAGGTTCCCCTCGACCAGTCCGGTGTTCTTTGCGATGTAATCGTCCATGGTAGCCCGGAGCTGCTCGAGCCGCCGGTTCCGGAGCGCCTCGGGCTGCCACGCTTCTTCCATACCGTACTGGTTGAGAGTTGAAGAGATATTTGTTGTTATATGTCCTTCAGGTCTCTCCCGCCGGGAGAGAGCGTTAAATCCAGTATATGGCGCGTAAAATGGAGATTTCGTGCAACAAGGTTTTCAGGGATGGAAGGCGGCACCGGGTCTCGCCGCCGGGACCCTGATCTCCTGCCGGCAAACGAGCAGGGTAAACGAATCGGATTTCGTATCCGGCGCCGGTCTTCATAACGTTTATCCCGACAGACCCCATATCCTCCGGGAGGCAGGTGTGGTCGCGTGGGCTACATTGACGAACTAAAACGGGTCGGGAGGGACGCGAATCCCTTCTTCAAACTGATGGGGATAGATGTAGACGAATACGGCGACGGGCGGGCGCGCCTCAGCATGGAGGTCCGGCCGGATATGCTGAACGGCGCCGGGTGGCTCCAGGGCGGGATCTACGTGGCGCTCGCCGACGAGGCGATTGCGCTTGCGCTGTATACGCTTCTCTCAGAAAATGAGAGGATCGCCACGATCGACGAGCATACCAGTTTCATGAAGGGCGTCAGCACGGGGGCGATCGTCGCCACCGGGCGGGTCGTCCGCAAAGGCCGCCGGGTGGCGTTTGCAGACGGGGAGGTCAGGAGCGCGGCGGACGATACCCTCCTTACCCGGACGTCGACATCGTTCGCGGTCATCGAGGGGTAGCGCCGGGACGCCCCCCCGGGGAAGCCCTCTTTGCGCCGACGGGGATTCCCCGGGACTGCCGGAACAATACATTCTCAATACCCGGGATCACATACATAAGATAGAGCATTCGGCACAACCGGAGGGGAACGAGAGTTTGAAGTATATCGTTGTAACCGGCGGCGTCATGAGCGGGCTCGGGAAAGGCATCACCACCGCATCCATCGGCCGCCTCTTGAAAAACCGCGGCTACCTGGTAACGGCGGTGAAGATCGACCCGTACCTGAACATCGACGCCGGCACCATGAACCCCGCCCAGCACGGTGAAGTCTTCGTCCTCTCCGACGGCGGGGAAGTCGACCTCGACTTAGGCAACTACGAGCGGTTCCTGGACATCAACCTCAAGTCGATCCACAACATCACGACGGGCAAGGTCTACCGGAACGTCATCGAGAAAGAGCGGCGCGGGGACTTCCTCGGGGCGACTGTCCAGATCATCCCCCACATCACCGACGAGATCAAGCACTGCATCAGCTGCGCGGCCGAGGAAGCGGTCAACGGCGGCAAGGTTGCCGACATCTGCATGGTTGAGGTCGGCGGCACGGTGGGCGACATCGAGAGCATGCCGTTCCTTGAGGCCGTACGGCAGATGCACGGCGAACTCGCGCCGGAAGAGATGATCCTGGTTCACGTCACCCTGGTCCCGATGGACACGATGGGGGACTTCAAGACCAAACCCACGCAGCACTCGGTGAAGGCGCTCCGCGAACTCGGGCTGCAGCCCGACATCATCGTCGCGAGAAGCAGCGACGTGATCGGGCCGCAGACGAAGAAGAAGATATCCACCTTCACCGACGTCCCGGTAAAAGCCGTCGTCTCCGCAAAGGACGCACCGGACATCTACCAGATCCCGATGGAGCTGGAGAAAGAAGGGCTCGCGGACGTCGTCTGCAATTACCTCTCCCTCAATAACCGGGAACCGGATCCCGCGTGGTACCGGGTCGTCTCGCAGGAGTACACGAACCGGGTGACGGTCGCCATCGTCAGCAAGTACGGGATCGAGGACGTCTACATGTCCATCAAGGAGTCGCTCAAGCACGCCGGAAGAGCGCTCTCCACCGAGGTGAAGATCCGCTGGCTGGACGCGGAGACGTTCGAGATCCGCGATCTCGCCGATGTCGACGGCATCCTGATCCCGGGCGGGTTCGGGAAGCGCGGCATTGAGGGGAAGATCCGGGCGATCCGGTACGCCCGCGAGAACAAAAAGCCCTATCTCGGCCTCTGCCTCGGGTTCCAGCTCTCGGTGATCGAGTACGCGCGGCACGTCCTCGGCATCGAGGACGCCACGAGCGAAGAGATGGGTGAGGGGGCGCACGTCATCGCCATCCTGCCCGAGCAGGAGGGCGTCAGCGAACTCGGGGGCACGATGCGTCTCGGGAACTGCGACGTCGTCCTGAAAGAGGGGACGAGAGTGGCCGGTCTCTACGGCAGAACGGCAATCGTGGAGCGGCACCGCCACCGCTACGAGGTGAACCCGGAGTTCATCGCCGACCTCGAAGGCGCCGGGCTCGTCTTCTCGGGCTCCTGCGGGCCGCGGATGGAGGTCTGCGAGATCCCGGAGCACCCATTCTATCTCGCGACGCAGTTCCACCCTGAGTTCAGATCGAGCCCGACAAAACCCTCCCCGCCCTACATCGGCTTTGTAGAGGCATGCAAGAAGAATAAATCATCAGAGATCAGGTGAGACAGCAGAATGGTAAACGTCGAGAAGTTTATCGACCGGGCAGTCAGAGAGATATGCGATGCTGCCGGCGAGGATAAGGTCGTGATGGCGCTCTCCGGCGGCGTGGACTCGTCGGTCTGCGCGGCGCTCGCGACCCGCGCGATAGGCGACCGCCTTGTCCCGATATACGTGGATACCGGCCTCATGCGGAAGGGGGAGACCGATCGCATCCGGTCGCTCTTTGCCGACGCGAACCTCCGTGTCGTGGATGCCGCGGACGAGTTCTTCGAGGCTCTCGCGGGCATCGTCGATCCCGAGGAGAAGCGCAAGGCCATCGGTGAGAAGTTCGTCCGGATCTTCGAGCGGGAAGCGAAGCGGACCGGCGCGACGATGCTCCTGCAGGGGACGATCTACCCCGACCGCATCGAGAGCGAAGGGGGCATCAAGAGCCACCACAACGTCGGCGGCATGCCCCTCGATATCGAGTTCAAAGGCGTCATCGAGCCGCTTGCCGACCTCTACAAGGACGAGGTCCGCGAGGTCGCCGGCGGGCTCGGGCTCCCGGCGGAGATCCAGCACCGGATGCCCTTCCCGGGCCCGGGGCTCGCCGTCCGGGTGCTCGGAGAGGTGACGAAGGAGAAGGTCGCGATCGCCCGGGAGGCGAACGCCATCGTCGAGGAGTGCCTGGTGGAGGAGTTCCGGCCCTGGCAATGTTTCGCGGCACTGATCGGGCTCGGGACCGGGGTCAAGGGAGACGTCCGGCTCCACGGCTGGATCGTCGCCGTCCGGGCTGTTCAGTCGCGGGACGGGATGACCGCCGACCCGCTGCTCCTGCCCTACGAGACGCTGTCGCGGATGGCGACCCGGATCACCGCCGAGATCCCCGGGGTCTCCCGGGTCGTCTACGACGTCACCCCGAAACCCCCCGCGACGATCGAGTATGAGTGATATCATGGCAGAAGACTCACGCGTGCTTGACGCACGCTACTACATGCCCGCGTTCAGCCGGGCGATGAAGATCGTCCGCGGCGCGGGGTCGCGCGTCTGGGACGACCAGGGACGGGAGTATATCGACTGCGTGGCGGGTATTGCGGTCTGCAGCACCGGCCACTGCCACCCGAAGGTCGTCGAGGCGATCTGCAATCAGGCTCACGAACTGATCCACTGCTCGAACCTCTACTACATCCCGAACCAGGCGGAACTCGCGGAGAGACTCGTCGGGATCTCGGGGCTCTCGAAGGCGTTCTTCTCGAACTCCGGCGCGGAGGCGAACGACGGCGCGATAAAACTCGCCCGCGTCCGGACGGGGAGGAAGAAGTTCGCCGCATTCAACCACGGGTTCCACGGCCGGACCTGCGGATCACTCGCCGTCACCCACAAGCCCGCCATCAGGGAACCGTTCGAGCCGCTCTCGGTTCCCTGCACCTTCGTCGACTACGGCGACCTCGACGCCCTTGCGGGTGCGGTCGATAAGGATACCGCCGGGGTCTTCGTCGAGCCGATCCAGGGCGAGGCCGGGGTGCTGATCCCGCCCGACGAGTTCCTCCGGGGTATCCGGGAGATCTGCGACGATACCGGCGCGCTGATGATCGTCGACGAGGTGCAGACCGGGATGGGCCGGACCGGGAAATGGTTCGCCTTCCAGCACTCGGGCGTCACCCCCGACATCGTCACGACCGCAAAGGGGCTCGCGAGCGGGTTCCCCATCGGTGCGCTCGTCGCCCGCGAGGAACTCGAGTTCAAGAAGGGCGAACACGGGAGTACGTTTGCCGGAGGCCCGCTCGCCTGCGCGGCGGCGCTCGCGACGATCGGCGTCATCGAGGAGATCCTCCCCGATGTGACCCGGAAGGGCGAGCGGTTCATGAAGGGCCTTGCCCGCCACAACCCCCGGGGCCGCGGCCTGATCGTCGGCATATCGGTCGGCGACCGGTGCCCGGAGGTGCAGCAGACCTGCGCCGCGAACGGGGTGCTTGTCAACTGCGCTGCCGACGGGAACCTCCGGCTGATCCCGCCGCTCGTGATCACGGACGAGGAGATCGACGCAGCCGTCGGTGTCATCGATGCAGCGCTTGATTAGAGCGTGCTATGCGGGTGCGGGCGGCTACTCCTACGCGAAGAAGGCCGGGGACGTCGCGCGGGAGCACGGCTTCGACCGGGTGGCCCGCCTCGCGAGCAACGAGAACCCCCGGCCGCCGTCGCCCGCCGCGATCG from Methanoculleus chikugoensis encodes the following:
- a CDS encoding MBL fold metallo-hydrolase — protein: MELTVLASGSKGNCTYLRGEQGALLIDAGLSARETLRRLEAAGGDATLVEAILVTHEHIDHIRGVDVLARRLGVPVYATGGTLDAFTAKCGGTSAEIRRCRCGETFSIGDFSVEPFAASHDAREPCGFSVTEGDLRIGCCTDTGTVTTSMFDSLASCDAVLLESNHCPDMLENGPYPAYLKSRIRSKRGHLSNPDAARCLQRLADRIHMAMLAHMSEINNTPEKVLLSALEGLGLYSDQIGVAVAPQDPGAVHPESYGFRL
- a CDS encoding PAS domain S-box protein, whose amino-acid sequence is MTGNKTTRDGARESPDLGADTCLSILRETPDGLVLVDGEGRCRYLNPAFTRITGYTPEDVPTLAQWFERAHPNPAYRRKVQGPGEELFSGARDLLVASVVCRDGRVRDIELRRAAVEGGYVLLAVRDVTEQSLAEENLRQATSELTAVIEAFPDLFVRLNADGTILEVRAGRLAETPFISQVHLGRRVQDLLPAGVGEALSGALQEVVRTNTPAAPLEFSRTKVGEVRHYEARVMPLRELHLMVIIREITERKLAEEELHRHREHLEELVAERTAELERTNKQLEQLLYYIEMTERKAAENWLDSPVELDSPGMDEPGEARITTDAAGTVVIVDMAAERLTGYAGDELAGKPVWSLFTGGDLRELLSREVLEQGRSAEYALIVSLVRKDGSKEAVRVSGDPIADGSGTVIGMVCTFYKA
- a CDS encoding PaaI family thioesterase, with the translated sequence MGYIDELKRVGRDANPFFKLMGIDVDEYGDGRARLSMEVRPDMLNGAGWLQGGIYVALADEAIALALYTLLSENERIATIDEHTSFMKGVSTGAIVATGRVVRKGRRVAFADGEVRSAADDTLLTRTSTSFAVIEG
- a CDS encoding CTP synthase; translated protein: MKYIVVTGGVMSGLGKGITTASIGRLLKNRGYLVTAVKIDPYLNIDAGTMNPAQHGEVFVLSDGGEVDLDLGNYERFLDINLKSIHNITTGKVYRNVIEKERRGDFLGATVQIIPHITDEIKHCISCAAEEAVNGGKVADICMVEVGGTVGDIESMPFLEAVRQMHGELAPEEMILVHVTLVPMDTMGDFKTKPTQHSVKALRELGLQPDIIVARSSDVIGPQTKKKISTFTDVPVKAVVSAKDAPDIYQIPMELEKEGLADVVCNYLSLNNREPDPAWYRVVSQEYTNRVTVAIVSKYGIEDVYMSIKESLKHAGRALSTEVKIRWLDAETFEIRDLADVDGILIPGGFGKRGIEGKIRAIRYARENKKPYLGLCLGFQLSVIEYARHVLGIEDATSEEMGEGAHVIAILPEQEGVSELGGTMRLGNCDVVLKEGTRVAGLYGRTAIVERHRHRYEVNPEFIADLEGAGLVFSGSCGPRMEVCEIPEHPFYLATQFHPEFRSSPTKPSPPYIGFVEACKKNKSSEIR
- the guaA gene encoding glutamine-hydrolyzing GMP synthase, producing MVNVEKFIDRAVREICDAAGEDKVVMALSGGVDSSVCAALATRAIGDRLVPIYVDTGLMRKGETDRIRSLFADANLRVVDAADEFFEALAGIVDPEEKRKAIGEKFVRIFEREAKRTGATMLLQGTIYPDRIESEGGIKSHHNVGGMPLDIEFKGVIEPLADLYKDEVREVAGGLGLPAEIQHRMPFPGPGLAVRVLGEVTKEKVAIAREANAIVEECLVEEFRPWQCFAALIGLGTGVKGDVRLHGWIVAVRAVQSRDGMTADPLLLPYETLSRMATRITAEIPGVSRVVYDVTPKPPATIEYE
- a CDS encoding acetylornithine transaminase, which translates into the protein MAEDSRVLDARYYMPAFSRAMKIVRGAGSRVWDDQGREYIDCVAGIAVCSTGHCHPKVVEAICNQAHELIHCSNLYYIPNQAELAERLVGISGLSKAFFSNSGAEANDGAIKLARVRTGRKKFAAFNHGFHGRTCGSLAVTHKPAIREPFEPLSVPCTFVDYGDLDALAGAVDKDTAGVFVEPIQGEAGVLIPPDEFLRGIREICDDTGALMIVDEVQTGMGRTGKWFAFQHSGVTPDIVTTAKGLASGFPIGALVAREELEFKKGEHGSTFAGGPLACAAALATIGVIEEILPDVTRKGERFMKGLARHNPRGRGLIVGISVGDRCPEVQQTCAANGVLVNCAADGNLRLIPPLVITDEEIDAAVGVIDAALD